One window from the genome of Leishmania panamensis strain MHOM/PA/94/PSC-1 chromosome 13 sequence encodes:
- a CDS encoding actin-like protein, putative (TriTrypDB/GeneDB-style sysID: LpmP.13.0840): protein MDYNVSNATVVLDCGSCHSRAGFGGEKGPRLDVPTLVGYPRHRSIAMAAGMNEQEVGEEALLKQGSLDVHHPIRDGFINDWGDVEKLWSHLLFNELRVSPETHCFLLTQPVNTPAAQRERTLEIMMETFHAHSLYLGVSQVLSLYTYGLTTGLVVDSGKDITRAVPIHEGYALARHVTQSPVAGAALTRYLGGLLREQGYALGTATEQELLNRAKEDLCYVQPRPHAQRGAAGDFFTSAPGILAGTSPAAAGASSRRGTKLGRETKDSIDSASLATTPTTARGKDTLSESAGDNHREDDGGSSSAVETGVTEDFVLPDGQRIPLTVERYDTVEVLFNYSLLALMDSHGRNDRTYEPRCKVRTDMGDVFHPSFAKGISWLPFAAVNNCEATLRPQLYANMVLAGGSASFPGLKTRLEAEVRQLYRESHPSEAVVPIQVRDMPCRAYSAWLGGSMLSQTTVFQHLVVSRKEYEEEGGRVIHYKSL, encoded by the coding sequence ATGGACTACAACGTGTCAAATGCAACGGTCGTGCTTGACTGCGGCTCCTGCCATTCCCGCGCCGGGTTCGGCGGCGAGAAGGGCCCACGTCTTGACGTACCGACGCTCGTCGGCTACCCGCGTCACCGCAGCATCGCCATGGCGGCTGGAATGAATGAGCAGGAGGTTGGTGAGGAGGCCCTGCTAAAGCAGGGCAGCTTAGACGTGCATCACCCGATCCGCGATGGCTTTATCAACGACTGGGGTGATGTAGAGAAGCTGTGGAGTCATCTCCTCTTCAATGAGTTGCGCGTGTCGCCAGAGACGCACTGCTTCCTGCTGACACAACCCGTCAACACTCCTGCCGCACAGCGTGAGCGAACACTGGAGATTATGATGGAGACCTTCCACGCGCACTCGCTCTACCTTGGCGTCTCGCAGGTGCTGAGTCTGTACACCTACGGACTCACTACGGGACTCGTGGTGGACAGCGGCAAGGATATTACACGTGCCGTCCCCATTCACGAAGGCTATGCGCTGGCGCGGCATGTCACACAGAGTCCTGTTGCCGGCGCGGCACTTACCCGGTACCTAGGCGGACTACTTCGCGAGCAGGGTTACGCCCTCGGCACGGCGACGGAGCAGGAGCTGTTGAACCGAGCCAAGGAGGATTTGTGCTATGTCCAGCCCCGcccgcacgcgcagcgcGGGGCGGCCGGTGACTTCTTCACATCCGCACCCGGGATACTGGCAGGGACATCTCCGGCTGCCGCAGGCGCGTCCAGCCGCAGAGGCACGAAACTCGGCAGAGAAACCAAGGACAGCATCGACAGTGCGAGCTTAGCCACCACACCGACGAcagcgagaggaaaggacACCCTCAGCGAATCGGCGGGGGACAACCACCGCGAGGACGACGGCGGGTCCTCATCGGCGGTCGAGACGGGTGTCACCGAAGACTTTGTGCTCCCCGATGGGCAACGCATTCCCCTCACGGTGGAGCGCTACGACACGGTCGAGGTGCTCTTCAACTACTCCCTGCTCGCCTTGATGGACAGCCACGGCAGGAATGATCGCACCTACGAGCCGCGCTGCAAGGTGCGCACCGACATGGGCGACGTGTTCCACCCATCGTTTGCGAAGGGGATCAGCTGGCTGCCGTTCGCGGCCGTCAACAACTGTGAGGCAACTCTGCGACCGCAGCTCTACGCTAACATGGTGCTGGCCGGCGGCTCTGCCTCCTTCCCTGGGCTCAAGACCCGTCTCGAAGCCGAGGTGCGGCAGCTCTACCGGGAAAGCCACCCCAGCGAGGCCGTGGTGCCAATCCAGGTGCGTGACATGCCGTGCCGCGCCTACAGTGCCTGGCTGGGTGGGTCCATGCTGTCACAGACGACCGTCTTCCAGCACCTGGTCGTCTCCCGCAAGGAgtacgaggaagagggagggcgcGTCATTCACTACAAGTCGCTCTGA
- a CDS encoding katanin-like protein (TriTrypDB/GeneDB-style sysID: LpmP.13.0850), with protein MRHLQPLSNTAAPAPGSSLAHVKAQQLAREEEEKLRARRVKGVIVLIEQFLLEQGYSQTLQALQQESRISLTQFSAADNIDLLSVVQEYEEYYAFKCQRAPKLYRVRGGGSDAGGVGSVIPESGERVLSRKRRGAAASCPETPPSSAPATLPLLIGYGNVCGGATSSSSPPSLSSVGRPPSHLRPTNVMRALNHTKTNGDNGPANGDKRAAAPVSDTSEPGLSLQGESVTTHICGSEGEKGRREKGGNADSSNDAADDFFGPLANHRIRKPLPQFATSELNDLAATILREIIDVNPSVRWSDIADLEGAKHLLQEAVVMPVKYPELFQGILRPWKGILLFGPPGTGKTLLAKAVATECRTTFFNISASSVVSKWRGDSEKLVRMLFDLAVHYAPSTIFIDEIDSLMSARSSDGEHEGSRRMKTELLTQMDGLSKRRGGEVVFVLAASNVPWDLDTAMLRRLEKRILVALPTHDARILMFRRLLPKSFASDTDYEACAALTEGMSGADIDVVCREAMMRPVRKLIAQLEAAGNSCDAYAQLPHEPLKSPAPTLEDVQASVACTHSSVRLADLDKYDVWTREYGSGLST; from the coding sequence ATGCGTCACTTACAACCACTCTCGAacacggcagcgccggcgccgggCTCGAGCTTAGCGCACGTGAAGGCGCAGCAACTCGCccgcgaggaggaagagaagctgcgcgcTCGACGAGTCAAGGGCGTCATTGTACTCATCGAGCAATTCCTACTGGAGCAGGGGTACAGCCAAACCCTCCAGGCGCTTCAGCAGGAAAGCCGCATCTCCCTCACTCAGTTCAGCGCCGCTGACAACATCGATCTGCTGTCTGTTGTCCAAGAGTACGAGGAGTACTACGCCTTTAAATGTCAGCGTGCGCCGAAGCTATACCGcgtccgcggcggcggcagtgatgcGGGCGGCGTTGGCAGCGTCATCCCTGAAAGTGGGGAGCGCGTGCTCTCACGAAAGCgcagaggtgctgccgcttcctgTCCTGAAACGCCGCCGTCAagtgcgccagcgacgctgccgttgtTAATCGGGTACGGCAACGTGTGTGGAGGGGCGACGTCGTCTTCATCGCCGCCCTCGCTGTCCTCTGTAGGAAGACCGCCATCGCACCTGCGGCCAACGAACGTCATGCGCGCGCTCAATCACACAAAAACAAACGGCGACAACGGCCCAGCCAACGGAGACAAACGCGCTGCGGCCCCCGTCAGCGACACCAGCGAGCCTGGGCTGTCTCTCCAGGGCGAGTCCGTGACCACCCACATCTGCGGAAGCGAGGGTGAGAAGGgtcgaagagagaagggtggaaATGCTGACAGCTCCAATGATGCTGCCGATGACTTCTTCGGACCCCTGGCCAATCACCGTATACggaagccgctgccgcagtttGCGACAAGCGAGCTGAACGATCTCGCCGCCACGATCCTGCGCGAGATTATTGACGTCAATCCATCGGTGCGCTGGAGCGACATTGCCGACTTGGAAGGCGCCAAGCATCTcctgcaggaggcggtggtgatgcCGGTCAAGTACCCGGAGCTATTCCAAGGAATCCTGCGCCCGTGGAAGGGCATCCTTCTCTTCGGCCCACCCGGCACCGGCAAGACGCTTCTCGCCAAGGCTGTCGCGACGGAGTGCCGCACGACCTTCTTCAACATATCGGCCTCGTCCGTCGTCTCTAAGTGGCGCGGCGACTCAGAGAAGCTCGTCCGCATGCTCTTCGACCTTGCCGTCCACTACGCGCCGAGCACCATCTTCATTGACGAGATCGACTCCTTGATGTCAGCGCGGTCGAGCGACGGCGAGCATGAGGGGTCGCGTCGGATGAAGACGGAGCTCCTGACGCAGATGGACGGACTCTCCAAGCGGCGTGGGGGCGAGGTGGTGTTTGTGCTAGCGGCGAGCAACGTGCCATGGGACCTCGACACAGCAATGCTGCGCCGACTGGAGAAGCGCATTCTCGTTGCGCTTCCGACGCACGATGCTCGCATTCTTATGTTTCGCCGTCTGCTGCCCAAGTCGTTTGCGTCCGACACAGACTATGaagcgtgcgctgcgctaACGGAGGGCATGTCCGGTGCTGACATCGACGTCGTGTGTCGAGAGGCCATGATGCGCCCGGTGCGGAAGCTCATTGCCCAGCTTGAGGCTGCGGGAAACAGCTGCGACGCATATGCACAGCTACCGCACGAGCCGCTGAAATCGCCCGCCCCGACTCTCGAGGATGTGCAAGCGAGTGTTGCGTGCACCCACAGCAGCGTTCGGCTAGCGGACCTCGACAAGTACGATGTGTGGACACGCGAGTACGGCTCTGGGTTATCCACGTAA
- a CDS encoding hypothetical protein (TriTrypDB/GeneDB-style sysID: LpmP.13.0860) produces MLRRVRGTAAAVRHVVAVVPAAAPPTSPGMTQIRSSWMQGPRKFSSYPFASPLSQCSQPVQQQRCGYTSRSGEEKGSAGKGKQAPAAAAAAVSTTPGTASTTAVHYFTTNQNNADLAAHPQSNVEQHKQAAAAAANGSAAAPSGIRTIGIKLTEDDELVRAFNSFSKNINGCTEEEFLVGAKQAYYSLAVVISAFVDHAQPLVGKTEPSKTIAAAHEAVKLLDKAFKPETHADAAAATASLTSKDEEGGDKDAFSTSHKKKLQDSLVHSVVSTIVSLIPVSRHLAESIFKVWVQHKDKQVNLSSIASPADYVLDSKLVIFARLGKARMYFNSDNVGAEVDVTFNNDYLRKLDPSDVAGSGAAGSAQKADAGGKVDEDEFDTGMIQVHTDTDANAHRTVAEEHTFVVNSATRTLVPTASTTASTAAAATTASADEARHSGKKSACAGPGGASAVESAKSSGTASRVQVTYVKPKGFSEKTADTATVPDEATAKAAAAPKESLEEEEEGHSVYIKVNGNMLPPIPASAHACALLTVDVVVPPERYAYNFEWFYKRIVGYENEYERIAAARVFASNSPKALASLLDFLMRMVTGKPVEFMFSKAIGRMIGIPDDVSRTPPATRKLMCMYMDQSYKWVLADLVTLAPVMETKLPKA; encoded by the coding sequence ATGCTCCGACGCGTTagaggcaccgctgcggcagttaGGCATGTTGTGGCAGTCGTaccggcggcagctccgccgACATCTCCTGGGATGACGCAAATaaggagcagctggatgCAGGGGCCAAGAAAATTCTCCAGCTACCCCTTTGCCTCGCCCCTTTCTCAGTGCAGTCAGCcagttcagcagcagcgttgcggCTATACGTCCCGTAGCGGCGAGGAGAAGGGCAGTGCAGGCAAGGGCAAACAAgctccagccgctgcagctgcagcagtgtccACAACACCAGGCACAGCGTCCACCACGGCGGTACACTATTTCACAACGAATCAGAATAATGCCGACCTCGCCGCCCATCCACAGAGTAACGTGGAGCAACACAAGcaggcagccgcggcagcggcgaatggtagcgctgccgccccctCTGGCATCCGCACCATCGGTATCAAGCTCACCGAGGATGACGAGCTTGTGCGCGCCTTCAACAGCTTTTCGAAGAACATCAACGGCTGCACTGAGGAAGAGTTCCTCGTCGGCGCGAAGCAGGCGTACTACAGTCTCGCCGTCGTCATCAGCGCCTTTGTCGATCATGCGCAGCCGCTAGTCGGGAAGACCGAGCCGAGCAAAACAATTGCCGCCGCGCATGAAGCAGTGAAGCTGCTGGACAAGGCATTTAAGCCCGAGACTCACgcggatgcggcggcggcgacagcatcGCTGACGTcgaaggatgaggagggaggcgacaaggacgccttctccacttctcacaagaagaagctgcaggaCTCACTTGTCCATAGTGTTGTCTCTACCATTGTCTCCCTCATCCCTGTCTCGCGGCACTTGGCGGAGTCCATCTTCAAGGTTTGGGTTCAACACAAGGATAAGCAGGTGAACCTGAGCAGCATCGCCTCACCTGCAGACTACGTGCTGGACTCGAAGCTGGTGATCTTCGCCCGCTTGGGCAAGGCACGTATGTACTTCAACTCCGATAATGTTGGCGCCGAGGTGGACGTGACCTTCAACAACGACTACCTGCGAAAGCTGGACCCTTCCGACGTGGCCGGCAGTGGTGCGGCAGGAAGTGCGCAGAAGGCGGACGCAGGTGGTAAAGTTGACGAGGATGAGTTTGACACCGGTATGATTCAGGTGCACACCGACACAGATGCCAACGCGCATCGCACCGTGGCAGAGGAGCACACCTTCGTCGTGAACAGCGCCACCCGGACGCTTGTGCCAACCGCCTCCACGACCGCCAGtacagccgctgcggcaacgACAGCGTCTGCGGACGAGGCGAGGCATAGTGGCAAGAAGTCGGCCTGTGCTGGACCCGGCGGTGCATCAGCTGTGGAGAGCGCGAAGTCTTCCGGCACAGCGTCACGCGTTCAAGTCACGTACGTGAAGCCAAAAGGCTTTTCGGAGAAAACTGCGGATACGGCAACGGTGCCTGACGAGGCTACCGCGaaggccgcagcggcacccaaAGAAAGcttggaagaggaggaagagggacacTCCGTGTACATCAAGGTAAACGGCAACATGCTGCCACCGATTCCCGCCTCAGCGCATGCGTGCGCGTTGCTCACCGTGGATGTTGTTGTGCCACCGGAGCGGTACGCCTACAACTTTGAGTGGTTCTACAAGCGCATCGTCGGCTATGAGAACGAGTACGAGCGCAttgcggcggcgcgcgtgTTCGCGTCAAACAGCCCCAAGGCGCTGGCGAGCCTCCTCGATTTCCTGATGCGCATGGTAACGGGGAAGCCGGTGGAGTTCATGTTTTCAAAGGCCATCGGGCGTATGATCGGCATTCCCGATGACGTCTCGCGAACCCCGCCGGCGACGCGCAAGCTCATGTGCATGTACATGGACCAGTCGTACAAGTGGGTGCTGGCCGATCTTGTCACCCTCGCCCCGGTCATGGAGACGAAACTTCCCAAGGCGTGA
- a CDS encoding AMP deaminase, putative (TriTrypDB/GeneDB-style sysID: LpmP.13.0870) — protein sequence MEQRWHDILLHHDIGDEAFHKGAPLVLEALQIIGDVQSISAATRLGLHLREAEHSRAMNQLDSTFTEKYVYRDHAAHAAAAAPLLERLSDFFQGCTPADAVAAEAMPLTSSLVAVAELDGLLVPSAVWTAVSRAAAMPSSPQPCASLTAEAATSPSTRNPVIPLVTELRSYPLFSYKVFLNHFNRLSSLISNGEVFSACEPRIKVLQSRYNLYRAYNGGREDEYHPTFGGGDIKRAPKCDLRRVETCVSAASVVKFIEELRRDQPSYPLYTEDVTENTVGEVHVKEATSAHNNSTASGTVSCISVEEAVRRFFGSNVAISERVLTEEGLCLRPSYAVDSADRWLSLQQLADSGDNHRAAYASRLLQHLLSTSGGADGEGELLARLLVPILKRVLTSGSSYDRLELELTVSGKDVAELPRLARWCAVSGLLESCPGVFFRFHVVQDAYRAGTEGKSQRRQYHQQLATQAESHDAPSVSSPPASPSLFFGSILHNIFSPIWEAFLAAAAAAGRVGSGGDAPPPSTTRRVAEMQSLLRRTTGFSVSLTNAAAVQEMPPTSDPSNQFPLPGSNNSSSSGSAHAAAATSLAPPDAFFVYHVWRNVQLVNAFLLASGEQPKKTTGDAATVRDATASTPAWNTRPAFTVTLHGGANSRTLFGESVLGLLLADAVVNPSTAFEWSPLTYLFMLTQRHVILTPSRNRCCSASVKRTLRLTAIPLAVQAGLHVSVATLDPLFYDTTNDALSEELMELTKQCGLANADVTEMCLRSLEASSGCLTWAERRHLLGYAWPHAQARYTQFSATQVSSLRLRHRACALAHELDLLFSAVREGGSSSSGDGGGDGDATTTGPQRSMCSWRNEARLRAILFLPSSANNDNNTSTSVYRRTASDSTRALELEHDPALLLHLPGYYAHEASMQYPRILIAGPDWSGPSAAAKHLMTAMATREAYQMFVIHSEDAQYMQSERSYGDKGKDSCGNSQAALRLVWRDGVLNLEERQPKQRDSYADSVPVSSPSALPTWAQFQKDTRMLRRLASADPSVAKYASKRLDMLEFKYKLHVALTNDDEENYTITTATAAAAAENAERDSVDSRARTATMSHRCVEQTARGDAHNCVKVDVHRHMASGMTAKSLLQFMQDKVRDHPDDVVGVDSKTGASITLVEFFDEVLGEQQQKPKPQLSAVTQGADRTAVRRATQRVPAESDEVSAADSAKAAEVAHLLAGMPIAALQVHAGKATFHRFDRFNHRFSPMGMASLRSLFLKTENFMHGRYFAELIRDSFKQNELEGGTFTENRLSIYGRYRGEWDRLSRWFVLHGMAHRTNSWMIQVPRLFHLYQLSGQLRSFQEMLTNIFEPLWEASLHPDKYPYLHFFLSHISGFDSVDNESDQEPDKMIDTPPEQWTSTENPPFAYYIFYMWVNITTLNRYRAARGLNTFQFRPHAGESGDPDHMADVFVLADGIGHGINLDRRPVLQYLYYLAQIPLAMTPMSNNALFRRYKDHPLPNFLYRGLNVAIGTDCPLIFHRTEQPLLEEYGAAETLWNLSAADICELAANSVRASGFPAARKKEWLGPLYYLCSVAGNDVTRSHVPQTRCAFRYEAYMEEVTYLQRRAAREMPCRAMRTPLEEEVNIMDAVGISRSELLERRWNGAEIVEKQRCWSLSPPLLDGRPTRIGKTHDASHV from the coding sequence ATGGAGCAACGCTGGCATGACATCCTTCTCCACCATGACATCGGCGATGAAGCCTTTCACAAGGGCGCACCActggtgctggaggcgctgcaaaTCATCGGCGACGTGCAGTCCATCTCCGCTGCGACGCGGCTCGGCTTGCACCTGCGCGAAGCAGAGCACAGCCGCGCGATGAATCAGCTCGACTCCACCTTCACTGAAAAGTACGTCTACCGAGACCACGCCgcgcatgctgctgctgctgcaccgcttttAGAAAGGCTGTCGGACTTCTTTCAGGGCTGCACACCCGCTGACGCAGTAGCAGCAGAAGCGATGCCTTTGACGTCCTCTTTAGTCGCCGTTGCGGAACTAGACGGCTTGCTCGTCCCTTCAGCTGTCTGGACGGCCGTATCCAGGGCGGCAGCCATGCCATCGTCACCGCAGCCGTGTGCATCCCTCACAGCCGAGGCCGCCACCTCTCCATCCACGCGCAACCCTGTCATCCCGCTAGTAACGGAGCTGCGCTCATATCCACTGTTCAGCTACAAAGTCTTCCTCAATCACTTCAACCGTCTCAGCAGCCTCATCAGCAACGGCGAGGTCTTTAGCGCCTGCGAACCGCGAATTaaggtgctgcagagccgCTACAACCTCTACCGCGCCTATAATGGCGGTCGCGAGGACGAGTATCACCCCACctttggcggtggcgacatcAAGCGAGCACCCAAGTGCGACCTACGCCGAGTCGAGACGTGTGTGAGCGCCGCGTCGGTAGTCAAGTTTATCGAAGAGCTCCGCCGGGACCAGCCAAGCTACCCGCTGTACACCGAGGACGTCACAGAGAACACCGTCGGCGAGGTACACGTGAAAGAAGCGACATCTGCTCACAACAACAGCACTGCGTCAGGCACAGTGTCGTGCATCTCCGttgaggaggcggtgcggcgcttCTTTGGAAGCAACGTGGCCATATCGGAGCGAGTGCTGACAGAGGAGGGACTCTGCCTGCGCCCGAGCTACGCAGTTGACTCTGCGGACAGATGGCTgagcctgcagcagctcgcagACTCGGGCGATAATCACCGCGCGGCTTACGCCAGTCGACTTCTTCAGCACCTGCTGAGCACCTCGGGCGGGGCCGATGGAGAGGgtgagctgctggcgcggcTCTTGGTGCCGATCCTCAAGCGTGTCCTCACCTCCGGCTCGAGCTACGACCGACTGGAGTTGGAGCTGACTGTGTCCGGCAAGGATGTGGCGGAACTACCACGGCTGGCGCGGTGGTGCGCGGTGAGTGGGCTGCTAGAGTCGTGCCCGGGTGTGTTCTTTCGCTTTCATGTGGTGCAAGATGCCTACAGAGCAGGCACGGAGGGAAAGTCGCAACGGCGGCAGTACCACCAGCAGCTCGCCACGCAAGCAGAGAGCCATGATGCTCCATCTGTATCCTCCCCTCctgcgtcgccgtcgctcttCTTTGGCAGTATCCTTCACAACATATTTAGCCCCATCTGGGAGGCcttcctcgccgccgccgctgccgctgggaGAGTAGGTAGCGGCGGAGacgctcctccaccttctaCGACGCGCCGCGTGGCAGAGATGCAGTCGCTGTTGCGCCGGACAACGGGCTTCTCGGTAAGCCTCAccaacgctgctgcggtgcaggAAATGCCACCGACTAGCGACCCGAGCAACCAATTTCCGCTACCgggcagcaacaacagcagcagcagcggctcagcgcatgccgcggctgccacaTCGCTAGCCCCGCCGGACGCCTTCTTTGTGTATCATGTGTGGCGCAATGTGCAGCTCGTGAACGCCTTTTTGCTCGCCTCCGGGGAGCAGCCGAAGAAAACAAccggcgacgccgccacaGTGCGCGATGCGACGGCGTCGACGCCGGCTTGGAACACGCGGCCCGCTTTTACGGTCACGctccacggcggcgccaaCAGCCGCACACTCTTTGGCGAGAGTGTactcggcctcctcctcgccgacgCGGTTGTGAACCCGTCCACGGCGTTCGAGTGGAGCCCGCTCACGTACCTGTTCATGCTCACCCAGCGCCACGTCATTCTCACCCCATCACGtaaccgctgctgcagtgcttcGGTCAAGCGCACGCTGCGCCTAACGGCCATTCCGCTTGCAGTGCAGGCAGGCTTGCACGTCAGCGTCGCCACTCTGGACCCTCTTTTCTATGACACGACGAACGACGCACTGAGCGAGGAACTGATGGAGCTGACGAAGCAGTGCGGGCTGGCAAATGCCGATGTAACGGAGATGTGCCTGCGCTCCCTCGAGGCGAGCAGCGGATGCCTTACCTGGGcagagcggcggcacctccTCGGGTACGCCTGGCCGCACGCGCAGGCGCGGTACACGCAATTCTCTGCCACCCAAGTGAGCTCCCTccggctgcgccaccgcgcctGCGCACTGGCGCACGAACTCGACCTGCTCTTTTCTGCGGTGCgtgagggcggcagcagcagcagcggcgacggcggcggtgatggggACGCGACGACAACGGGACCGCAGAGGTCGATGTGCAGTTGGCGTAATGAGGCGCGCCTTCGTGCTATTCTATTTCTGCCATCCTCTGCCAACAATGACAACAACACATCCACCTCCGTGTACCGCCGTACCGCCAGCGACAGCACCCGTGCGCTGGAGCTCGAGCACGACCCGGCactcctcctgcacctgcCAGGCTACTATGCGCATGAGGCCTCCATGCAGTACCCACGCATCCTTATCGCTGGGCCCGACTGGAGTGGACCCAGCGCAGCCGCAAAGCACTTAATGACGGCCATGGCGACGCGAGAGGCCTACCAGATGTTCGTCATTCACTCTGAGGATGCTCAGTACATGCAGTCGGAACGCTCCTACGGCGACAAGGGCAAGGACAGCTGCGGCAACTCGCAGGCAGCGTTGAGGCTGGTGTGGCGCGATGGCGTGCTAAACttggaagagaggcagccaAAGCAGCGCGACAGCTATGCTGATAGTGTGCCTGTGTCGTCTCCGTCAGCCTTGCCAACATGGGCGCAGTTTCAGAAGGACACGCgcatgctgcgccgcctcgccagcGCCGACCCCTCTGTTGCCAAGTACGCCAGCAAGCGGCTTGACATGCTCGAGTTCAAGTACAAGCTGCACGTAGCGCTGACaaacgacgacgaggagaacTACACGATCacgacggcaacagcagcagcagcagctgagaaCGCAGAGAGGGATAGCGTCGATTCACGCGCACGGACTGCCACCATGTCACACCGCTGTGTGGAGCAGACGGCGCGCGGTGACGCGCACAACTGCGTCAAGGTAGACGTGCACCGCCACATGGCGAGTGGCATGACGGCGAAATCACTGCTGCAGTTTATGCAGGACAAAGTCCGCGATCACCCGGACGACGTTGTCGGCGTGGATTCCAAGACTGGTGCCTCGATCACGCTCGTGGAGTTCTTTGATGAAGTTctgggggagcagcagcagaagccgAAGCCACAACTGTCGGCAGTCACGCAGGGGGCCGACCGCACAGCcgtgcgccgcgccactcAGCGCGTCCCCGCGGAAAGCGACGAGGTGAGCGCGGCGGACAGCGCGAAGGCGGCTGAGGTCGCGCACCTTCTTGCCGGGATGCccatcgctgcgctgcaggtgcacgCCGGCAAGGCCACGTTTCACCGCTTTGACCGCTTCAACCACCGCTTCAGCCCAATGGGTATGGCCTCCCTGCGATCGCTGTTCCTCAAAACGGAGAACTTCATGCACGGGCGCTACTTTGCCGAGCTCATCCGTGACTCCTTCAAGCAGAACGAGCTCGAGGGTGGCACCTTCACGGAGAACCGGCTCTCCATCTACGGGCGGTATAGGGGCGAGTGGGACCGACTGTCGCGCTGGTTTGTGCTTCACGGAATGGCACATCGCACAAATAGCTGGATGATCCAGGTGCCGCGGCTCTTCCACCTCTACCAGCTCAGCGGCCAGCTCCGCAGCTTTCAGGAGATGCTTACCAACATCTTCGAGCCGCTATGGGAAGCATCGCTGCACCCCGACAAGTACCCGTACTTGCATTTCTTCCTCAGTCACATCTCCGGCTTTGACAGTGTCGATAACGAGAGTGATCAGGAGCCGGACAAGATGATCGACACCCCGCCGGAGCAGTGGACCAGCACCGAGAACCCGCCCTTCGCCTACTACATATTTTACATGTGGGTGAACATCACGACGCTGAATCGCTATCGCGCCGCGCGGGGACTCAACACCTTCCAGTTCCGCCCCCACGCCGGCGAGAGCGGTGACCCGGACCACATGGCAGACGTGTTCGTGCTGGCGGACGGCATCGGACATGGCATTAACCTCGACAGACGGCCAGTGTTGCAGTATCTCTACTACCTGGCGCAGATCCCGCTCGCTATGACGCCCATGTCGAACAACGCGCTCTTTCGCCGTTACAAGGACCACCCGCTGCCCAACTTCCTGTACCGAGGCTTAAACGTGGCCATTGGCACCGACTGCCCCCTCATCTTCCACCGCACggagcagccgctgctcgaGGAGTACGGCGCGGCGGAGACGTTATGGAACCTGTCGGCTGCGGACATATGTGAGCTGGCCGCGAACAGCGTGCGAGCCTCAGGCTTCCCGGCCGCGCGCAAGAAGGAGTGGCTTGGGCCGCTGTATTACCTGTGCAGCGTGGCGGGCAACGACGTGACGCGGTCGCACGTGCCGCAGACGCGGTGCGCCTTTCGCTACGAGGCATacatggaggaggtgacatACCTACAGCGTCGCGCCGCACGCGAGATGCCGTGCCGCGCGATGCGCACaccgctggaggaggaggtgaacaTCATGGACGCCGTTGGCATCTCCCGCagcgagctgctggagcggcgctggAACGGCGCCGAGAttgtggagaagcagcgctgctggtcaCTGTCGCCTCCACTCTTGGATGGACGTCCAACACGCATTGGTAAGACTCATGACGCCTCTCACGTATAA